Proteins encoded by one window of Camelus bactrianus isolate YW-2024 breed Bactrian camel chromosome 9, ASM4877302v1, whole genome shotgun sequence:
- the GPATCH1 gene encoding G patch domain-containing protein 1 isoform X1 — translation MAALDSDSDEDLVSYGTGLEPLEEGERPKKPIPLQDQTVRDEKGRYKRFHGAFSGGFSAGYFNTVGSKEGWTPSSFVSSRQNRADRSVLGPEDFMDEEDLSEFGIAPKAIVTTDDFASKTKDRIREKARQLAAATAPIPGATLLDDLITPTKLSVGFELLRKMGWKEGQGIGPRVKRRPRRQKPDPGVKIYGCALPPGGSEGSEVEEDDDYLPENVTFAPKDVTPVDFTPKDNVHGLAYKGLDPHQALFGTSGEHFNLFSGGPEGANNLLGDIGVNKGRKLGISGQAFGVGALEEEDDDIYATETLSKYDTVLKDEEPGDGLYGWTAPRQYKSQKETEKDLRYVGRILDGFSLASKPLSSKKIYPPPELPRDYRPVHYFRPVVAATSENSHLLQVLSESAGKPVHDHGTHSRHQLNASKRGELLGETPTQGATTSVLEFLSQKDKERLKEMKQATELKAAQLKARSLAQSASSSRPQPSPPDVGHRSWHMVLSAGTAATRASDFKPFAKDPEKQKRYEAFLVNMKRGQRDALERCLDPSMTEWERGRERDEFARAAVLYASSHSTLSSRFTHAKEEDDSEQVEVPRDQENDVNDKQSAVKMKMFGKLTRDTFEWHPDKLLCKRFNVPDPYPDSTLVGLPRVKRDKYSVFNFLTIPETASSPAAQASSEKVPQRQGSDKSRKPSRWDTSKQEKKEDSISEFLSLARSKVGPPKQESGPSVNEEEEHVTESLPDKVVNKGVDSQTEGEGSRPSMDLFKAIFASSSDEKSSSSEDEQGDSEDDQEGTREADFQNSRETDLVETSPVAQATEPAPQEPAPFFPIQKMQVDAEEFGPRLPPVFCPNARQKPEVPQKEKHKKNKEKHKTKKEHRRKKEKKKKHRKHKHKSKQKSRKSEKSSSSESTDSSDSESEGEGTADLSPQELLRRLKHLPLRRQ, via the exons ATGGCGGCGCTGGACAGCGACAGCGATGAGGATTTGGTCAGCTATGGGACAGGCCTGGAGCCCCTGGAAGAAG gTGAGAGACCAAAGAAACCAATTCCTCTTCAAGATCAGACCGTCAGAGATGAAAAAGGAAGGTATAAACGGTTTCATGGAGCCTTTAGTGGAGGTTTCTCTGCTGGTTACTTCAACACTGTTGGCTCAAAAGAAG GATGGACACCCTCTTCCTTCGTGTCTTCACGACAGAACAGAGCAGACAGATCTGTTCTTGGTCCTGAAGATTTTATGGATGAAGAG gaTCTTAGTGAATTTGGGATAGCACCTAAAGCGATTGTTACCACAGATGATTTTGCTTCTAAAACCAAAGACAGAATACGAGAAAAGGCCAGACAGTTAGCAGCTGCTACTGCCCCTATTCCTGGAGCCACTCTGCTGGATGACCTCATAACACCAACAAA ATTGTCTGTTGGTTTTGAATTGCTAAGAAAAATGGGTTGGAAGGAAGGACAAGGAATTGGTCCTCGAGTAAAGAGAAGACCACGCCGACAGAAACCTG ATCCTGGAGTAAAAATCTACGGCTGTGCATTACCCCCTGGAGGCTCTGAAGGATCTGAGGTA GAGGAAGATGATGACTACTTGCCAGAAAATGTGACCTTTGCACCCAAAGACGTCACACCCGTGGATTTCACACCTAAAGATAATGTACATGGACTGGCTTACAAGGGCCTGGATCCCCACCAAGCACTGTTTGGAACTTCGGGAGAACATTTTAATCTATTCAGTGGGGGACCCGAGGGAGCCAACAACCTTCTTGGAGATATTGGAgtgaataaaggaagaaaattggGAATTTCAGGCCAG GCTTTTGGTGTAGGTGCCCTGGAAGAGGAAGATGATGATATCTATGCCACAGAAACTCTATCCAAGTATGACACCGTTTTGAAGGACGAGGAGCCTGGAGATGGACTCTATGGCTGGACAGCACCCAGGCAGTATAAAAGTCAGAAAG AAACAGAGAAAGATCTTCGCTATGTTGGCAGAATTTTGGATGGATTTTCCTTGGCTTCTAAACCTTTATCTTCTAAGaaa aTTTATCCACCACCCGAACTGCCAAGAGACTATCGACCAGTGCATTATTTCAGACCTGTGGTGGCTGCAACCTCTGAGAACTCCCACTTACTTCAGGTATTATCAGAGTCAGCTGGAAAGCCAGTGCATGACCACGGGACACATAGTAGGCACCAACTGAATGCCTCCAAGCGGGGAGAGTTGCTCGGAGAAACACCTACTCAAG GTGCAACTACTTCAGTGTTAGAATTTCTATCccaaaaagataaagagagactCAAAGAAATGAAGCAGGCAACTGAGCTCAAAGCAGCTCAACTGAAGGCCAGGAGTCTGGCCCAGAGTGCCTCGAGCAGCAGACCTCAGCCCTCCCCTCCGGACGTCGGACACCGCTCTTGGCACATGGTGTTGAGTGCTGGGACGGCCGCCACAAGAGCCAGCGACTTCAAACCTTTCGCAAAAGATCCAGAAAAGCAAAAACGATATGAAGCCTTTTTAGTAAATATGAAACGGGGTCAGAGAG ATGCTCTGGAACGTTGTCTGGATCCCAGTATGACAGAGTGGGAGCGAGGCCGCGAGCGGGATGAGTTTGCCCGGGCAGCCGTGCTGTACGCGTCTTCCCATTCGACCTTGTCCTCCAGGTTCACTCACGCCAAGGAGGAAGACGATTCAGAGCAGGTGGAAGTCCCTCGGGACCAAGAG AATGATGTCAATGACAAGCAGTCGGCTGTGAAGATGAAGATGTTTGGGAAGCTTACCCGAGACACGTTTGAGTGGCACCCTGACAAGCTTCTGTGTAAGAGGTTTAATGTCCCTGACCCTTATCCAGA TTCAACTTTAGTTGGCTTACCGAGAGTGAAACGTGACAAATACTCGGTCTTCAACTTTCTGACGATCCCAGAGacagcttcctcacctgcagcTCAAGCATCAAGTGAAAAAGTTCCGCAGCGCCAAGGTTCCGACA AGTCAAGAAAACCATCCAGGTGGGATACATCTaaacaagaaaagaaggaagattcCATTAGTGAATTTTTAAGTTTGGCTAGATCAAAAGTTGGTCCGCCTAAACAAGAGTCCGGTCCATCAGTAAACGAAGAGGAAGAGCACGTGACGGAATCCCTCCCAGATAAG GTGGTAAACAAAGGCGTGGATTCACAGACTGAAGGAGAAGGCAGCCGCCCATCCATGGACTTATTCAAAGCCATCTTTGCCAGCTCCTCAGATGAAAAGTCTTCGTCTTCTGAGGATGAGCAAGGCGACAGTGAGGATGATCAGGAAGGTACCAGGGAGGCCGACTTCCAAAATTCCCGGGAGACTGACCTGGTGGAGACATCACCTGTGGCACAAG CTACTGAGCCAGCTCCCCAGGAGCCCGCGCCTTTCTTCCCGATTCAGAAGATGCAGGTCGATGCAGAAGAGTTTGGCCCGCGGCTGCCTCCCGTCTTCTGCCCCA ATGCTCGCCAGAAACCTGAGGTACCccaaaaagagaaacataaaaagaacaaagaaaaacacaagaCCAAGAAAGAGCACAGACGGAAGAAAGAGAAG aaaaagaaacaccGGAAGCACAAACACAAAAGCAAGCAAAAGAGCAGAAAGTCAGAGAAAAGCAGTAGTTCTGAGAGCACGGACAGCAGTGACAGCGAGAGTGAGGGGGAAGGGACTGCAGACCTGTCACCCCAGGAGCTGCTGAGACG gcTGAAGCATCTCCCACTTAGGAGGCAGTAA
- the GPATCH1 gene encoding G patch domain-containing protein 1 isoform X2 yields MAALDSDSDEDLVSYGTGLEPLEEGERPKKPIPLQDQTVRDEKGRYKRFHGAFSGGFSAGYFNTVGSKEGWTPSSFVSSRQNRADRSVLGPEDFMDEEDLSEFGIAPKAIVTTDDFASKTKDRIREKARQLAAATAPIPGATLLDDLITPTKLSVGFELLRKMGWKEGQGIGPRVKRRPRRQKPDPGVKIYGCALPPGGSEGSEEEDDDYLPENVTFAPKDVTPVDFTPKDNVHGLAYKGLDPHQALFGTSGEHFNLFSGGPEGANNLLGDIGVNKGRKLGISGQAFGVGALEEEDDDIYATETLSKYDTVLKDEEPGDGLYGWTAPRQYKSQKETEKDLRYVGRILDGFSLASKPLSSKKIYPPPELPRDYRPVHYFRPVVAATSENSHLLQVLSESAGKPVHDHGTHSRHQLNASKRGELLGETPTQGATTSVLEFLSQKDKERLKEMKQATELKAAQLKARSLAQSASSSRPQPSPPDVGHRSWHMVLSAGTAATRASDFKPFAKDPEKQKRYEAFLVNMKRGQRDALERCLDPSMTEWERGRERDEFARAAVLYASSHSTLSSRFTHAKEEDDSEQVEVPRDQENDVNDKQSAVKMKMFGKLTRDTFEWHPDKLLCKRFNVPDPYPDSTLVGLPRVKRDKYSVFNFLTIPETASSPAAQASSEKVPQRQGSDKSRKPSRWDTSKQEKKEDSISEFLSLARSKVGPPKQESGPSVNEEEEHVTESLPDKVVNKGVDSQTEGEGSRPSMDLFKAIFASSSDEKSSSSEDEQGDSEDDQEGTREADFQNSRETDLVETSPVAQATEPAPQEPAPFFPIQKMQVDAEEFGPRLPPVFCPNARQKPEVPQKEKHKKNKEKHKTKKEHRRKKEKKKKHRKHKHKSKQKSRKSEKSSSSESTDSSDSESEGEGTADLSPQELLRRLKHLPLRRQ; encoded by the exons ATGGCGGCGCTGGACAGCGACAGCGATGAGGATTTGGTCAGCTATGGGACAGGCCTGGAGCCCCTGGAAGAAG gTGAGAGACCAAAGAAACCAATTCCTCTTCAAGATCAGACCGTCAGAGATGAAAAAGGAAGGTATAAACGGTTTCATGGAGCCTTTAGTGGAGGTTTCTCTGCTGGTTACTTCAACACTGTTGGCTCAAAAGAAG GATGGACACCCTCTTCCTTCGTGTCTTCACGACAGAACAGAGCAGACAGATCTGTTCTTGGTCCTGAAGATTTTATGGATGAAGAG gaTCTTAGTGAATTTGGGATAGCACCTAAAGCGATTGTTACCACAGATGATTTTGCTTCTAAAACCAAAGACAGAATACGAGAAAAGGCCAGACAGTTAGCAGCTGCTACTGCCCCTATTCCTGGAGCCACTCTGCTGGATGACCTCATAACACCAACAAA ATTGTCTGTTGGTTTTGAATTGCTAAGAAAAATGGGTTGGAAGGAAGGACAAGGAATTGGTCCTCGAGTAAAGAGAAGACCACGCCGACAGAAACCTG ATCCTGGAGTAAAAATCTACGGCTGTGCATTACCCCCTGGAGGCTCTGAAGGATCTGAG GAGGAAGATGATGACTACTTGCCAGAAAATGTGACCTTTGCACCCAAAGACGTCACACCCGTGGATTTCACACCTAAAGATAATGTACATGGACTGGCTTACAAGGGCCTGGATCCCCACCAAGCACTGTTTGGAACTTCGGGAGAACATTTTAATCTATTCAGTGGGGGACCCGAGGGAGCCAACAACCTTCTTGGAGATATTGGAgtgaataaaggaagaaaattggGAATTTCAGGCCAG GCTTTTGGTGTAGGTGCCCTGGAAGAGGAAGATGATGATATCTATGCCACAGAAACTCTATCCAAGTATGACACCGTTTTGAAGGACGAGGAGCCTGGAGATGGACTCTATGGCTGGACAGCACCCAGGCAGTATAAAAGTCAGAAAG AAACAGAGAAAGATCTTCGCTATGTTGGCAGAATTTTGGATGGATTTTCCTTGGCTTCTAAACCTTTATCTTCTAAGaaa aTTTATCCACCACCCGAACTGCCAAGAGACTATCGACCAGTGCATTATTTCAGACCTGTGGTGGCTGCAACCTCTGAGAACTCCCACTTACTTCAGGTATTATCAGAGTCAGCTGGAAAGCCAGTGCATGACCACGGGACACATAGTAGGCACCAACTGAATGCCTCCAAGCGGGGAGAGTTGCTCGGAGAAACACCTACTCAAG GTGCAACTACTTCAGTGTTAGAATTTCTATCccaaaaagataaagagagactCAAAGAAATGAAGCAGGCAACTGAGCTCAAAGCAGCTCAACTGAAGGCCAGGAGTCTGGCCCAGAGTGCCTCGAGCAGCAGACCTCAGCCCTCCCCTCCGGACGTCGGACACCGCTCTTGGCACATGGTGTTGAGTGCTGGGACGGCCGCCACAAGAGCCAGCGACTTCAAACCTTTCGCAAAAGATCCAGAAAAGCAAAAACGATATGAAGCCTTTTTAGTAAATATGAAACGGGGTCAGAGAG ATGCTCTGGAACGTTGTCTGGATCCCAGTATGACAGAGTGGGAGCGAGGCCGCGAGCGGGATGAGTTTGCCCGGGCAGCCGTGCTGTACGCGTCTTCCCATTCGACCTTGTCCTCCAGGTTCACTCACGCCAAGGAGGAAGACGATTCAGAGCAGGTGGAAGTCCCTCGGGACCAAGAG AATGATGTCAATGACAAGCAGTCGGCTGTGAAGATGAAGATGTTTGGGAAGCTTACCCGAGACACGTTTGAGTGGCACCCTGACAAGCTTCTGTGTAAGAGGTTTAATGTCCCTGACCCTTATCCAGA TTCAACTTTAGTTGGCTTACCGAGAGTGAAACGTGACAAATACTCGGTCTTCAACTTTCTGACGATCCCAGAGacagcttcctcacctgcagcTCAAGCATCAAGTGAAAAAGTTCCGCAGCGCCAAGGTTCCGACA AGTCAAGAAAACCATCCAGGTGGGATACATCTaaacaagaaaagaaggaagattcCATTAGTGAATTTTTAAGTTTGGCTAGATCAAAAGTTGGTCCGCCTAAACAAGAGTCCGGTCCATCAGTAAACGAAGAGGAAGAGCACGTGACGGAATCCCTCCCAGATAAG GTGGTAAACAAAGGCGTGGATTCACAGACTGAAGGAGAAGGCAGCCGCCCATCCATGGACTTATTCAAAGCCATCTTTGCCAGCTCCTCAGATGAAAAGTCTTCGTCTTCTGAGGATGAGCAAGGCGACAGTGAGGATGATCAGGAAGGTACCAGGGAGGCCGACTTCCAAAATTCCCGGGAGACTGACCTGGTGGAGACATCACCTGTGGCACAAG CTACTGAGCCAGCTCCCCAGGAGCCCGCGCCTTTCTTCCCGATTCAGAAGATGCAGGTCGATGCAGAAGAGTTTGGCCCGCGGCTGCCTCCCGTCTTCTGCCCCA ATGCTCGCCAGAAACCTGAGGTACCccaaaaagagaaacataaaaagaacaaagaaaaacacaagaCCAAGAAAGAGCACAGACGGAAGAAAGAGAAG aaaaagaaacaccGGAAGCACAAACACAAAAGCAAGCAAAAGAGCAGAAAGTCAGAGAAAAGCAGTAGTTCTGAGAGCACGGACAGCAGTGACAGCGAGAGTGAGGGGGAAGGGACTGCAGACCTGTCACCCCAGGAGCTGCTGAGACG gcTGAAGCATCTCCCACTTAGGAGGCAGTAA